From the genome of Prevotella herbatica, one region includes:
- a CDS encoding efflux RND transporter periplasmic adaptor subunit: MKKVSKYIVMLFVVAALASCGSGKKDNMNDKSKTEASDKEEADDEESADADPAPDLSKTNNIVRMTGKLGLDPQNRADISPIAGGVVRRILTREGYRVGRGQVVAYIENTEIVALQRQYIASVSERSAARLELNRQQTLTSQGAGVQKTLQQAEASYAIANASVLGIGRQLKQLGVNPSSVSLGRITTLIPVRSPISGIVGKINISMGSYVDMTTSLMTVVNNVNLHCDMKAFEKDLPKVRIGQVVNVSLTNNPMVKFRARIYDINSTFDDGSKSVTVHAKIIKQPASKLLPDMFVTGVVE, translated from the coding sequence ATGAAGAAAGTAAGTAAATATATCGTGATGCTTTTTGTAGTAGCTGCACTGGCATCATGTGGAAGTGGTAAGAAAGATAACATGAATGACAAGAGTAAGACTGAGGCTTCAGATAAAGAAGAGGCTGATGATGAAGAATCTGCAGATGCTGACCCAGCACCAGATCTAAGTAAGACAAATAATATTGTGAGGATGACTGGTAAATTGGGATTGGATCCTCAGAATCGTGCTGATATTTCGCCTATTGCTGGTGGAGTAGTGCGTAGGATTCTTACGCGTGAAGGTTATCGTGTAGGTCGTGGACAGGTTGTGGCTTATATAGAGAACACAGAGATTGTGGCTCTTCAAAGGCAGTATATCGCCTCTGTGAGTGAGCGATCAGCTGCACGACTAGAGTTAAATCGTCAGCAGACTCTTACAAGTCAGGGAGCTGGTGTTCAGAAAACTCTTCAGCAGGCTGAGGCTTCTTATGCGATAGCCAATGCCAGTGTGCTAGGTATAGGCAGACAACTCAAACAGTTGGGCGTGAACCCATCTTCGGTATCGTTAGGTCGTATTACAACATTGATCCCTGTTCGTTCGCCAATCAGCGGTATTGTGGGAAAGATTAATATCAGTATGGGTAGTTATGTGGATATGACAACATCGTTGATGACCGTCGTAAACAATGTAAATCTGCATTGCGATATGAAGGCTTTTGAGAAAGATTTACCAAAAGTACGTATAGGTCAAGTTGTGAACGTATCGCTAACCAATAACCCGATGGTAAAGTTTCGTGCACGCATTTACGACATCAACTCAACATTTGATGATGGTTCTAAATCAGTTACCGTTCATGCAAAGATTATTAAGCAACCTGCCTCAAAGCTATTGCCCGATATGTTTGTGACAGGTGTTGTTGAATGA
- a CDS encoding EamA family transporter: MWKYYALLSACFAALTAIFAKVGVKDINSDLATAIRTTIILIITWGIVLIGNHLGEVKQITSHTWIFLVLSGAATGLSWLFYFKALQSGNVSQVAPIDKLSVVITIILSFILLKEPVTLKVVLGAVFITAGSLIMLL; this comes from the coding sequence ATGTGGAAATATTATGCTTTATTGTCAGCATGCTTTGCTGCACTGACAGCAATTTTCGCTAAAGTAGGAGTCAAAGACATCAACTCTGATTTAGCAACCGCTATCCGAACCACGATAATATTGATTATCACGTGGGGAATTGTCCTTATTGGTAATCATCTTGGTGAGGTTAAACAGATAACAAGTCATACTTGGATATTCCTTGTTCTGTCTGGAGCTGCTACAGGACTTTCATGGCTCTTTTACTTCAAGGCTTTGCAAAGCGGAAATGTATCTCAAGTTGCTCCTATTGACAAGCTCAGTGTTGTAATAACTATTATTCTGTCATTCATTCTGTTAAAAGAACCCGTTACATTAAAAGTTGTTTTGGGTGCAGTGTTTATCACCGCTGGCAGCTTAATCATGCTATTATAA
- a CDS encoding phosphatase PAP2 family protein yields the protein MKIVFMVLMSCLVTCKAIAQDDSLKYSSVKIDTLDNTHNLKLKQFIAPTVCLGVGILSIGSDWLNHQTHEINEELREGIDSKFSIDDYSQYVPALSVYGLNLFGIKGVHDFKDRTMILAMSTITMGLVANTMKHTIKEMRPDGTTNNSFPSGHTAMAFMGAEFLYQEYKNVSPWIGVAGYAVAAGTGFFRMYNNRHWLNDILAGAGIGILSTKFSYWLYPKIFKNADCQKKKRSMQFVAMPYYDGNGAGCAGLVRF from the coding sequence ATGAAAATAGTATTTATGGTATTGATGAGTTGCCTTGTGACATGCAAGGCAATAGCTCAAGATGATAGTTTGAAATATAGTAGTGTTAAAATTGACACATTGGATAATACTCATAATCTGAAACTAAAGCAATTTATAGCTCCTACGGTTTGTCTAGGTGTAGGAATTCTGAGCATTGGAAGTGATTGGTTGAATCATCAAACTCATGAAATAAATGAAGAACTCCGTGAGGGCATTGATTCTAAATTTAGTATTGATGACTATTCACAATATGTGCCGGCATTGTCTGTTTATGGATTGAATCTTTTTGGAATAAAAGGTGTTCATGACTTTAAAGATAGAACAATGATATTAGCTATGTCAACTATTACAATGGGGCTTGTAGCAAATACAATGAAACATACAATCAAAGAGATGCGTCCTGATGGAACAACAAATAATTCTTTTCCTTCAGGTCATACGGCTATGGCTTTTATGGGTGCAGAATTTCTGTATCAGGAATATAAGAATGTATCACCATGGATTGGCGTAGCTGGTTATGCAGTGGCTGCAGGAACTGGATTCTTTAGAATGTATAACAACAGACATTGGTTGAATGATATTTTGGCTGGTGCAGGTATCGGTATATTGAGTACTAAATTCTCGTATTGGCTTTATCCTAAAATATTCAAGAATGCAGATTGCCAGAAAAAGAAACGTAGTATGCAATTTGTTGCTATGCCATATTATGATGGCAATGGAGCAGGATGTGCCGGCTTAGTTAGATTCTAA
- a CDS encoding LTA synthase family protein, which produces MKIKILKFIKLYMVLVGLFLIQKPLFMLAYYKRFSDVGVIEWFRVMFHGLPLDLSMSGYLSAFPGLLLIAAIWTRSNALKWIGHVYMGIVAFFISLTFCLNIALYEYWGFPLDSTPLFYFFSSPSDAVASVSMVTVILGVLLALAIAVGIFYALRWTFLERDKKPLGSGAYRVKSTVLMTVLVGLLFLPIRGGITVSAMNTGEVYFSTDMKLNHAAVNPFFSIMESLSHQEDFAEQYRFMDGKKADKLFAKMIYTKSDSTKAVINNDRPDVYIVIMESFSEAVMKTNALPNINKLKNEGIYFTNFYANSFRTDRGTLAILSGYPAQPTMSLMKYPKKTNNLPSISKKLSKAGYGLKYYYGGDADFTNMRSYLTSMGFADIVADVDFPINERLGKWGVPDHLVFNRLEKDLKAEKQTKQPMMRVLQTSSSHEPFDVPYHKLGNKVLNAFAYADHSVGNFISFLKKSGRWKKSLVILVPDHLGCYPEGISNFVIKRYQIPMIWLGGAIDSPQKINVYGSQQDIAATLLGQLKLDHSDIKFSKDMLDAKAPHFAFFTVPDAWGMATADNRIIYDNTSNKIMLNEGKRKSLLLNSGKAYLQKLYDDISKR; this is translated from the coding sequence ATGAAAATTAAAATACTGAAATTTATCAAGTTATATATGGTTCTGGTAGGATTGTTCCTTATCCAGAAACCACTTTTTATGTTGGCTTATTATAAGCGTTTCTCTGACGTTGGTGTTATTGAATGGTTTAGAGTCATGTTTCATGGGTTACCACTCGATTTATCTATGTCGGGATATCTTAGCGCATTTCCGGGATTGTTGCTTATAGCAGCTATCTGGACAAGGAGTAATGCTCTGAAATGGATAGGACACGTATATATGGGAATCGTCGCATTTTTTATTTCCCTTACGTTTTGCCTGAACATAGCCTTGTATGAATACTGGGGATTCCCATTAGATTCTACACCGCTGTTTTATTTCTTCTCGTCACCTTCTGACGCAGTAGCTAGCGTAAGTATGGTTACTGTTATCTTAGGTGTGTTATTGGCATTGGCAATAGCTGTTGGCATATTCTATGCTTTGCGCTGGACTTTCCTTGAAAGGGATAAAAAGCCACTCGGAAGTGGAGCATATAGGGTGAAGAGTACGGTGTTGATGACTGTCTTGGTAGGACTTTTGTTTCTGCCTATTCGTGGTGGTATCACGGTTTCGGCTATGAATACCGGAGAAGTGTATTTCAGTACTGATATGAAACTGAATCATGCAGCTGTAAATCCATTCTTTAGTATCATGGAGAGTTTGAGTCATCAGGAAGATTTCGCTGAACAATATAGATTCATGGACGGTAAGAAGGCTGATAAGCTCTTTGCCAAAATGATTTATACAAAGAGCGATTCCACAAAAGCCGTGATTAATAATGACCGACCAGATGTGTATATTGTAATCATGGAGAGCTTCTCTGAAGCCGTGATGAAAACCAATGCACTGCCGAATATAAACAAACTAAAGAATGAAGGTATCTATTTCACTAACTTCTATGCCAATAGTTTTAGAACTGATCGTGGCACGTTGGCTATTTTAAGCGGATATCCTGCACAGCCAACAATGAGTTTGATGAAATATCCAAAGAAGACAAATAATCTGCCTTCTATATCAAAAAAGTTGAGTAAGGCTGGATATGGTCTGAAATATTACTATGGTGGTGATGCCGACTTCACAAATATGCGCTCCTACCTTACTAGTATGGGATTTGCCGACATCGTTGCTGACGTTGATTTCCCTATTAACGAACGACTTGGTAAATGGGGTGTGCCTGATCATCTTGTATTTAACAGACTGGAAAAAGACTTAAAGGCAGAGAAGCAGACTAAGCAACCAATGATGAGGGTGTTGCAGACAAGTAGTTCGCATGAGCCTTTTGACGTGCCTTATCATAAGTTGGGCAACAAAGTGCTGAATGCTTTTGCTTATGCCGATCATAGTGTTGGCAATTTTATTTCATTCCTAAAGAAAAGCGGACGTTGGAAGAAGTCATTGGTTATCCTTGTTCCTGATCATTTGGGATGTTATCCTGAGGGCATCAGTAATTTTGTGATTAAACGATACCAGATTCCTATGATTTGGCTTGGTGGAGCGATAGACTCACCACAAAAGATAAATGTATATGGTTCGCAGCAGGATATTGCAGCTACGTTGCTAGGACAGTTGAAGCTAGATCATTCTGATATAAAGTTCAGTAAGGATATGCTTGATGCCAAAGCGCCACACTTTGCATTCTTCACTGTTCCTGACGCATGGGGAATGGCAACAGCTGACAACCGCATTATATATGATAACACATCAAACAAGATAATGCTTAATGAAGGAAAGCGAAAAAGCCTTCTACTAAATAGTGGAAAAGCATATCTGCAAAAACTATATGACGATATTTCAAAAAGATGA
- a CDS encoding phosphatase PAP2 family protein, whose protein sequence is MIALLLDIMQEVKSADTSAFLTVNGCHNSYWDTFMWLVSDRFIWVPMYLSLLYVLLRNYSPKVVLGILVSVGVIVLFTDSFSSQVIRPWIARLRPSNLQNPISGMVHIVDGHRGGSYGFPSSHASNTWGLVFFMAYLLRRHWLTGFLFVWAAIVCYSRMYLGVHYFGDIIVGTLFGLLGSSVVYYVFQRLSGKKYKQNLKYTYVPVWVGLSIFAIIFITAIFYRV, encoded by the coding sequence ATGATAGCTTTATTATTAGATATTATGCAGGAAGTGAAGTCTGCTGACACTTCAGCCTTCCTTACTGTAAATGGTTGCCACAATTCATATTGGGACACGTTTATGTGGTTGGTCAGCGACAGATTTATTTGGGTACCGATGTATTTGTCTTTGTTGTATGTGTTGTTGCGCAACTATTCACCAAAAGTTGTTCTGGGGATATTAGTTTCTGTTGGAGTGATCGTCCTTTTCACAGATAGTTTCAGTTCACAGGTTATTCGCCCATGGATAGCAAGGCTACGACCAAGTAACTTGCAGAATCCTATTTCCGGTATGGTGCATATCGTAGACGGACACCGTGGAGGAAGCTATGGTTTCCCTTCGTCGCACGCCAGTAACACTTGGGGACTTGTGTTTTTCATGGCTTATCTTCTAAGACGTCATTGGTTGACAGGATTTCTTTTCGTGTGGGCTGCGATAGTATGTTATAGCAGAATGTATCTGGGTGTACATTATTTTGGCGACATCATAGTCGGTACACTGTTCGGACTGCTTGGTTCTTCTGTTGTATATTACGTATTTCAGCGACTCAGCGGAAAGAAATATAAACAAAACCTAAAATACACTTATGTGCCAGTATGGGTTGGACTTTCAATTTTTGCTATAATATTCATAACAGCTATATTCTATAGAGTATGA
- the tsaA gene encoding tRNA (N6-threonylcarbamoyladenosine(37)-N6)-methyltransferase TrmO, which produces MIIEPIAYIHSPFNSKFGIPRQSGVVGSLKASIVFEPKYRSADAIRGMEDFDYLWLIWEFSANSHAGASLMVRPPRLGGNEKVGVFASRSPFRPNRLGMSSVKIDFIDYDAKDGPIINVLGADLMDGTPIYDIKPYVTYVDSHEGARCGFVDRNKWTKLDVVITDEDKAKLVQAGMNEELIAELTEVISEDPRPQYQDDNDKVYGMIFAGLDIHFVVKSGNATLVW; this is translated from the coding sequence ATGATCATTGAACCTATTGCATATATTCATTCACCGTTTAATTCTAAGTTTGGTATTCCCAGACAAAGCGGTGTCGTCGGCAGCCTTAAAGCCAGCATAGTTTTTGAACCAAAATACAGAAGCGCTGATGCCATAAGGGGAATGGAAGACTTTGATTACCTCTGGCTTATATGGGAGTTTTCTGCCAATAGCCATGCAGGGGCAAGTCTTATGGTGAGACCGCCACGATTGGGCGGTAACGAAAAGGTGGGCGTGTTTGCTAGTCGCAGTCCTTTCAGACCAAACAGACTGGGAATGTCTTCTGTAAAGATAGATTTTATTGATTACGATGCCAAAGACGGACCGATCATAAATGTTCTTGGTGCAGACCTGATGGACGGCACTCCGATTTATGATATAAAACCTTATGTAACTTATGTAGATTCTCACGAAGGTGCAAGATGTGGTTTTGTAGATCGTAATAAATGGACTAAACTGGATGTTGTTATCACTGATGAAGATAAAGCTAAACTTGTTCAGGCAGGAATGAATGAAGAGTTAATTGCCGAACTTACAGAGGTGATAAGTGAAGATCCTCGTCCACAATATCAGGATGATAACGATAAGGTTTACGGTATGATATTTGCCGGACTTGACATTCACTTTGTTGTTAAGTCAGGTAATGCTACATTGGTTTGGTAA
- a CDS encoding D-alanyl-D-alanine carboxypeptidase/D-alanyl-D-alanine-endopeptidase: MKPINKFNKYIVLALAVALFAGCKGGDHKKVKENTVQGKDIPVDKDLRSKLNEFASKPRTKGNFAFSVYDLTADKPVYGYDENKTLPVASCLKLLSGVAGLHLLGTHYMYATSLYTRGKIDNGTLHGDIAFKCGLDPQLNEPDLAMFTKQLAKQGIKKVDGKLVVDLVLKDPVTSEQHWYPWDLSFSKYGLFYKGSPRVMKALKAALLKQGIHLADSQVVLARVPKGSKCLFRFRRPVEPVIRRMWKNSSNTQATSLLYTIGHHINPKGVPTVVGVDYLKKFLKQELKQTNKTIVVHDGCGLCIHNHLSPAVLVAVLRYGYIHKPIHKVLMRELSISGVDGTLRGEMNSPKLRGLVHGKTGTLSHPYGISSLAGYCTGGNGHLLAFSIVDSEMSVLDARVLQKRLCEILVKKNKN; this comes from the coding sequence ATGAAACCGATAAATAAGTTCAATAAGTATATAGTTTTGGCTCTTGCTGTGGCTCTTTTTGCAGGATGCAAGGGTGGTGATCATAAAAAGGTAAAGGAAAATACTGTTCAGGGAAAGGATATACCAGTAGACAAGGATTTGCGTAGTAAATTGAATGAATTTGCTTCAAAACCAAGAACAAAGGGTAACTTTGCTTTCTCTGTTTATGACCTCACAGCAGATAAGCCTGTCTATGGATATGATGAAAACAAGACTTTGCCTGTTGCGTCATGCCTTAAATTGCTTAGTGGTGTGGCTGGACTTCATTTGTTGGGTACTCATTATATGTATGCCACATCTCTTTATACCAGAGGAAAAATAGATAATGGTACGCTTCATGGCGATATTGCTTTTAAGTGTGGACTTGATCCACAACTTAATGAACCTGATTTGGCGATGTTTACAAAGCAGTTGGCAAAGCAGGGTATTAAGAAAGTTGACGGCAAACTTGTTGTCGACCTTGTCTTAAAAGATCCTGTAACGAGCGAGCAGCATTGGTATCCTTGGGATTTGTCGTTCTCTAAATATGGCTTGTTCTATAAAGGTTCTCCAAGAGTGATGAAGGCATTGAAGGCAGCCTTGCTGAAGCAAGGCATCCATTTGGCAGACAGTCAGGTTGTCCTTGCTAGAGTTCCGAAAGGCTCAAAGTGCCTTTTCCGTTTCCGCCGTCCTGTTGAACCAGTAATCAGACGTATGTGGAAGAACAGCTCAAATACTCAGGCTACATCATTATTATATACTATCGGTCACCACATCAATCCAAAGGGTGTTCCTACTGTTGTAGGTGTAGACTATCTTAAAAAGTTTTTGAAACAAGAACTTAAACAGACCAATAAGACGATTGTTGTTCACGACGGATGCGGATTGTGTATTCACAATCACCTTTCTCCGGCTGTGCTCGTTGCTGTATTGCGCTATGGATATATCCACAAACCTATTCATAAAGTGTTGATGCGTGAACTTTCTATATCAGGAGTCGACGGCACATTGCGCGGTGAGATGAATAGCCCCAAGTTGCGTGGACTTGTACATGGCAAGACAGGAACCCTTTCACATCCTTATGGCATCAGTTCGCTTGCAGGATATTGCACGGGTGGAAATGGACACTTGCTGGCTTTCTCTATTGTAGACAGCGAAATGTCTGTGCTTGATGCACGAGTGTTGCAAAAACGTCTTTGCGAAATACTCGTGAAGAAAAATAAGAATTAA
- a CDS encoding glycoside hydrolase family 28 protein gives MKKYILFSLSLIISMTAFAGNNYAKYYQGLPKPMPEVVAPTIPDNNVSITECGGIGDGITMNTIAFQKAISKLSKLGGGHLNVPAGIYLTGLISLKDNIDLHIECNAMILLSPDKKDHFKTEDGTTDNKPTPGINASNRKNISITGEGTIDGNGKWWRAVKRSKVSDAEWNQFKLMGGTVSANGELWYPYNLKNFDNIANSAEAQENMRTHLIRLTACENVLIQGVTIQNSPKFHIVPQRCNNVIIDGVTVRCPWNAQNGDGIDVGNCSNVLIINSTIDAGDDGICMKGGAGKAGLENGPCENINIQDNKVYHAHGGFVIGSEFSGGMMNIFVNNNTFSGTDTGLRFKSAIGRGGITESIYISNIYMSDIKDDAIVFETTYFDNHVGSKKKGMAAAMDFVPNFKDIHISNVICRDARNGITAHGEKGMIHDITIANSTIFYTNKATDIDADCDIKLDNVKLVTYPTR, from the coding sequence ATGAAAAAATACATCTTATTCAGTCTTTCTCTAATCATCAGTATGACTGCTTTTGCAGGAAACAACTATGCTAAATACTATCAAGGATTGCCAAAGCCTATGCCTGAGGTTGTTGCCCCTACTATTCCCGATAACAATGTTTCAATTACAGAATGTGGAGGCATTGGTGACGGAATAACAATGAATACGATTGCATTTCAAAAAGCAATAAGTAAGTTAAGCAAACTTGGAGGAGGACATCTTAATGTTCCAGCAGGAATATATCTCACAGGATTGATTTCTCTTAAAGATAATATAGATCTTCACATAGAGTGCAATGCGATGATACTGCTTTCACCAGACAAGAAAGATCATTTCAAGACTGAAGACGGAACGACTGACAACAAACCTACTCCTGGTATCAACGCAAGCAATCGCAAGAACATATCAATAACAGGTGAAGGCACTATAGACGGTAACGGTAAATGGTGGAGAGCCGTGAAACGTTCAAAGGTTAGTGATGCTGAATGGAATCAATTTAAGCTGATGGGTGGAACTGTTTCTGCTAATGGAGAACTATGGTATCCATATAACTTAAAAAACTTCGACAACATTGCTAACTCTGCCGAAGCACAAGAGAACATGCGCACTCACCTTATAAGACTTACAGCATGCGAAAATGTACTTATTCAGGGCGTGACGATACAGAACTCACCTAAGTTCCACATTGTCCCTCAAAGATGCAACAACGTGATTATAGACGGAGTAACTGTACGCTGTCCCTGGAATGCACAGAATGGGGACGGAATAGACGTTGGCAACTGCAGCAACGTGCTTATCATAAATAGCACCATTGATGCTGGCGATGACGGTATATGTATGAAAGGTGGTGCAGGAAAGGCTGGACTGGAAAACGGTCCATGCGAGAACATTAATATACAGGATAACAAGGTGTATCATGCCCATGGAGGATTTGTAATAGGTAGTGAATTTTCTGGTGGAATGATGAATATCTTTGTGAACAACAATACTTTCAGCGGAACTGATACAGGACTTCGCTTCAAGAGTGCCATAGGACGTGGAGGAATCACCGAAAGCATTTATATCAGCAACATCTATATGAGCGATATAAAAGACGACGCAATAGTTTTTGAGACAACCTATTTTGATAATCACGTAGGAAGCAAAAAGAAGGGTATGGCAGCAGCTATGGATTTTGTACCAAACTTTAAAGACATTCACATATCAAATGTTATATGCCGTGACGCAAGAAACGGAATAACAGCTCATGGTGAGAAGGGAATGATTCACGACATCACTATCGCCAATTCTACTATCTTCTACACGAACAAGGCAACAGATATTGACGCTGATTGTGATATCAAGCTTGACAACGTTAAACTTGTCACATATCCTACACGTTAA
- a CDS encoding RloB family protein, which produces MAKKLNIASLKPKIIMEPVANDDKRYVRCRILIVCEGEKTEPNYFRSFSMMANSSGLVYEINTTGGGINTIQVVDKAIQLKAQANKVGNPYDSVWVVFDRDDFKPTDFDNAIKKATKNRIGCAWSNEAFELWYVYHFDDRSTPMNRNDYKDIITKRVRYTGYRKGNKEYTYLKNDINMRAILSACHCDEHVAIKRAERQSKIFNNQKFHDHNPCTMVYKLVRLLIGEDKDFIKQIKSELEKK; this is translated from the coding sequence ATGGCAAAGAAATTAAACATAGCATCGCTTAAACCAAAAATCATCATGGAACCAGTGGCGAATGATGACAAAAGGTATGTCCGATGCCGAATTCTGATTGTATGTGAAGGAGAAAAAACTGAACCAAATTATTTTCGTTCATTCAGTATGATGGCTAATTCTAGTGGCTTAGTCTATGAAATAAATACTACTGGTGGTGGAATCAATACCATTCAGGTGGTTGATAAAGCAATTCAGCTAAAAGCGCAAGCTAACAAGGTTGGCAACCCCTACGACTCTGTTTGGGTAGTATTCGATCGTGATGATTTTAAACCTACAGACTTTGATAATGCCATTAAAAAGGCTACTAAAAACAGAATTGGATGTGCATGGAGCAACGAAGCATTTGAACTTTGGTACGTCTACCATTTTGATGATCGTTCCACCCCAATGAATCGTAATGATTATAAGGATATTATTACAAAACGTGTACGTTACACTGGTTATCGTAAAGGTAATAAGGAATATACTTATCTTAAAAACGATATAAATATGCGTGCTATACTCAGTGCTTGTCATTGCGATGAACATGTTGCTATCAAACGTGCAGAACGTCAATCGAAAATCTTTAATAATCAGAAATTCCATGACCACAACCCTTGCACAATGGTATATAAGCTTGTAAGACTGTTAATCGGTGAGGATAAAGATTTTATAAAGCAGATAAAGTCTGAGCTTGAAAAGAAGTAG
- a CDS encoding AAA family ATPase — protein sequence MATLLRFTIENFRSIAERKTMVFTPTSIKDEPFSNIVNDDNGNYLRTTAIYGANSSGKSNVILGISKMAHLVQSSIKMNDKEELSYEPFLLNKANTNKPTLYEAEFVTSGIRYRYGFSNTAQEICEEWLIRKEKSGKESNIFIRTLEGIGVNNKLFPEGKDLEERTNNNRLFISLVGQLGGKISNSIIDFFQKGINVLSGLDTNSYKSFTKLYLNKDLPGCNEMKNFFGRVKLGFKDVVSMDHDFEANDLPKDIPNELREELIKDLTGKKQIKIFSSHGIYDEDGTMVGTQNFEFDEMESAGTRKLFDMAGPIFDTLNSGTVLVIDELDAKMHPLISLELVSLFNDPARNQNCAQLIFSTHDTNLLSSHLLRRDQIWFTEKDSQERTDIYNMMQIVLPDGTKPRGDGNIGRNYINGRYGGIPYIIPYTE from the coding sequence ATGGCTACATTGCTTCGTTTTACAATAGAAAACTTTCGCTCTATCGCAGAGAGGAAGACAATGGTTTTCACTCCTACATCAATAAAGGATGAGCCATTTTCTAACATCGTAAATGATGATAACGGCAACTACCTACGCACTACAGCCATTTATGGTGCAAATTCAAGTGGCAAGAGTAATGTTATTCTAGGTATTTCTAAAATGGCACATCTTGTACAGTCATCAATAAAGATGAATGACAAGGAAGAGCTTTCTTATGAGCCTTTTCTGCTTAACAAAGCGAATACGAATAAACCAACACTATATGAGGCTGAGTTTGTAACGAGTGGCATCCGTTACCGTTACGGCTTCTCAAACACGGCACAAGAGATATGTGAAGAATGGCTTATTCGTAAAGAGAAGTCTGGCAAAGAAAGTAATATATTCATTCGTACGCTTGAAGGCATTGGAGTGAATAATAAACTATTCCCAGAAGGTAAAGACCTTGAGGAAAGAACAAATAATAACCGATTATTTATTTCTCTAGTTGGACAGTTAGGGGGAAAAATATCTAACTCAATCATTGATTTTTTCCAAAAAGGTATCAATGTATTATCTGGACTTGATACTAACTCCTACAAATCTTTTACTAAATTGTATTTGAATAAAGACTTGCCAGGATGTAACGAGATGAAAAATTTCTTTGGCAGAGTAAAACTTGGTTTCAAAGATGTTGTTTCAATGGATCACGATTTTGAAGCTAATGATCTTCCAAAAGATATACCAAATGAACTTAGAGAAGAACTTATTAAGGATTTAACTGGAAAGAAGCAAATAAAGATTTTCTCTTCACATGGAATATATGATGAAGATGGAACAATGGTTGGTACTCAAAATTTTGAGTTCGATGAAATGGAATCTGCAGGTACTCGTAAACTATTCGATATGGCTGGTCCTATTTTCGATACGTTGAACTCAGGCACAGTACTTGTTATTGATGAACTCGATGCCAAGATGCATCCACTAATTTCATTGGAATTGGTATCACTGTTCAATGACCCAGCCCGCAATCAAAATTGCGCTCAGCTTATTTTCTCAACACATGACACCAACCTTCTATCAAGTCACCTTCTACGTCGTGATCAAATATGGTTCACTGAGAAAGATTCTCAGGAACGTACAGATATTTACAATATGATGCAGATTGTGTTGCCAGATGGTACTAAACCACGTGGCGATGGAAATATAGGGCGCAACTATATCAATGGCCGTTATGGAGGTATACCTTATATCATTCCTTACACTGAATAA